Genomic DNA from Carnobacteriaceae bacterium zg-C25:
AAACCATACGGGATTGTATGTGGCAAAAGAAAAAGGTTTTTTAGCAGCTGAAGGCATTGATTTAGACATTAAATTGCCACCCGAAGATAGTTCGAGTGATTTAGTGGTCAATAATAAAGCGCCGTTTGCCGTTTATTTCCAAGATTCTATGGCGAAAAAATTAGCAAAAGGAGCGCCTATTTCAGCGGTTGCTGCAATTGTTGAACACAATACATCGGGAATTATTTCTAAAAAAGAAACGGGAATTACATCACCAAAACAACTTGAAGGCAAAACATATGGGACGTGGAATGATCCTATTGAATTGGCAATGTTGTCGCATATCGTGACGCAACAAGGCGGTCGTTACGATGACGTAAAACTCGTTCCAAATGTTGATTCCAATTCAATGGTTCCCATTGTAAACGGCTTGTTTGATAGTGCATGGGTCTTTCACGCTTGGGACGGTATCATGGCTAAAGAAGAATTAAAATTGGATACCAATTTCTTCTATTTAAAAGATTATGCACCACAATTGGATTATTACACACCAGTTATTATCGCAAACAATGAGTATTTAAAAAATAATCCCGAGCAAGCTAAAAAAGTGTTGCGCGCGATAAAAAAAGGTTACCAATACGCCATTGAACACCCCGAAGAAAGTGCGGATATTTTAATAAAGTATGCGCCTGAATTAAAAGAAAGACGTGATTTTATCGTGAAATCACAACAATACATTTCAAAACAATATGCAAGTGACCCAAAACGTTGGGGAGAGATTGATGCAAAACGTTGGAATGACTTTTATCAATTTTTAGCAGACGCTAAAATATTAGACAATAAATTACCAGAAAATGCTGGTTTTACGAATGAGTACTTAAAATAATGACAAATTTAAATGTAAAAAACGTTAGTTTTTCATATGAACAGACAAAAATATTAGACAATATTAGTTTACATGTAAACAATGGAGAATTTGTGACCATATTAGGAACAAGTGGTGTCGGAAAAACAACACTATTCCATTTAATTGCAGGATTGATTGATGGACAAGAAGGGCAAATCGAAGTGGATAATGTTCCATTATTAAAACATCAAGTGAGCTACATGTTACAAAAAGATGTGCTATTACCACATAAGAGCGTCATTGATAATGTGATGTTGCCTAAAATCATTCAAGGGATCAATAAACGTGAAGCGCATCAAGAAGCGCTTGCTTTATTAGAACAATTTCAATTAGATGCGTACGCTACAAAATATCCGCATGAATTAAGTGGTGGCATGAAACAACGTATCGCCTTATTACGAACCTACATGTTTGGGCATTCACTCTTTTTATTAGATGAAGCATTCGGGGCTTTGGACGCGTTGACAAAGTTAGAAGTGCATCAATGGTATAAAGCCATTCATAAACAGTTTCAATTAACGAGTGTGCTCATTACGCACGATGTGCAAGAAGCCGTTGACTTGAGTGATCGTATTTACATTATGCAAGGTCGCCCCGGTAAAATTACCGCAGAGTTGGTTATTAACATCAATCCAAATGAAGATGAAGCTATCCAACGGACAAAATATAAACAAGAAATATTGAGCATTTTAGGTGTAAAAAAATAGCGTACATTTGGTGATGGCAACTTCCGATAGGGCGTTGCCATCACCTTTTAAATCGAGTTTATGTCATTAAAATTAAAAGTAATGGAAATGGTGTTGAGTGTTTTAAAAAATGAGAAAAAAGTACCTATTTAAATATTGAATTATTTTTCAAAATTTGCTTTCCACATGAAAAAGATAATGCTATAATTACAACATAAAATAGAATGGAGGTATTATGTATTTTGAAATATGTAATCAATAAGCTAGGCAAAATGATAGCGGTATTCATTTTGCTAGCATCACAGCTTCTCAGTTTTGGCGGGGGGTACACCCAAGCCTTTGCAGAAGATAATACAACTTCGGTTGTTACAACATCTGTAACATATGTTGATAAGAGTGTGACTGGCACAAAATCTGGAGAAAATACATCGTTTTATTTAAACGTTGCTGTATCCGGATCAAACACAAATTATCAACAACCATATGTTGATGTTGAATTTAGTAAGTCTCTTTTTGAAAAACCAAATAACCCGTCAACCGCAGCGAGTTTGGAAAAATATGAATTGGTAGAAACGGCTGATAAATATATTATGCGTTTTACGTATAAAAGTTTAGCAGGTGGTACAAACGTCTCAATTCCTTTTCAGTTGAAATTAAAACCGCATCAATTGATGAATAACGAAAAATTTGATATCAAACAAACGTTTTTCACGAATGATGATGTAGAAGTTTACAACAATACCAATCAATTTGTTGTTGAAACGAATAAACCAACGATTGGTAGAATTGCAAATTATGTTCATACCATTCCAGGTCCTGAACCAGTTCCAGCAACAGTAGCAAATGATCATATCGTTACAATTCCGGGTCCAGGTCTTCTACCACCACAAGTTCAATATGCAGGATATGGTAGAGATAGTCGACCAGTTGAAGTGAGTATTGTTACCCCTGATAATTTTATGTTCGATCAAGCGTTAAATGCCGACTGGACCTATGATGCTACAACGAAAACATTAAAACGTGTCATTATTCCTAACGAGACAAAAACTAGTGGTACGTATGATTTTAATTTTGCTTTTAAACTACAAAATCAACCGTTTGATGTTCCGGTACCGTTTACGTACTCAATAGCTTATAAAAATAATGACGGTACAACAGAACCGATTGAAAGCAATCGTGTACAAAATGTAACGTTTAACTATTATCCTTACCAAGAAGGAACAATGGGAATTGTAAAAACAGGTACACCTTATCAACGTTTTTATTCTGAAACAGATTTTAATTCGGAATATGCTTGGACCTTAGGTATTGATTTTGGCGATGCTACGAAATATGTTCAAATCGGAGATAAAGTTGGATTTGATAAAATCACGGATACACCATCTAATAATGTGGGACTTAAATTTAATGAAGTTGCCATTTATACACCTGCTGCTTTACCGAACGGCATTTACGATGCAGATAATTTAGCGAAATTATCACGTAACCGTGTCGTTGGGACTTTACCAGATGATTCGACAGAAGAAATCGCGAGAAATGTTCCACTGTCAACATCTGCTAATAAACAATTTGTTAATTTAAATGGTAAAGTATTTAAAAAAGTAGAATTTATTTTTGATGAGCCTGTTTTAGTCACTAAACTAGATGACAAAATCCATAGAGTTATTGTGGTTGAGTATCGTACAACATTGGATCAACCAACAATTGCTAAAATCGATACATGGGCAAAAGATTTAAAAAACTATAGACAAACATATAGCATTCCAAACAGAGCTAGTGTTTCGTACAAGACACATACTTCACCGGAAGCTCTTTCTTCAACAACTGTACGTCCATCATTGGCGTTTGTTTTTGGATCATACACTTATTTAACAACACCTAATGGTGGTACTTTAGTTTATCCAGATCAAGTCATTCAATACCGTAACCGTCTTAACATTGAACAACGTTCACGGGCGGATAAAGAGTTTAAAGATGGTAAAGTGATTATTTTAGCACCTCCAGGATTAATTTGGAACGGTGTAACTAGAGTAAGAGATGAGGATCCTTCAGAAGGAACCTTTAAATTAAGTGATACATATGAAACCGTTTATAACTATAAAGACACTGGTAAAACAGCGTATATTTACGATATTGTAGAAAGTACAATTTACGGAAATAAAACAGATGATTCTCTTTTAGATGATTATAAAGAAATAATTGGGTCATTTACAACAACACGTGAGTTACCTGAAAATACAACGTTAACTATTGAAACACTATATTCATTTAGTAATAATAAAGTCTTTAATAATGATTTAATTGTCGGTAACAAACCAGACCGATTAGATGTTGATGAAGATGGCGATACTGCGGAAAATCTTACTGATTCATCTGCACCATTTATTTTCACACCACCAAAAGAGTTGATTGTAAGTAAAAAATCAAAAAATGACGGTGAAGAAGACGGGAAATACTTCAGTAGTACAACAACAGACGGTTTAGATGTCTTAAATTATCGTGTTGATATTTTTAATAATACAGATAATCCAATTGGAAATGCTACTGTAATTGATGTGTTGCCACATTTAAATGATTTGGTCATCGTACCAAATAAAGAAGGTGTCTATGCTGAACGTGGTACAGAGTACCGTTCTACTTTAGTAGGACCAGTTACAGCACCAGAAGGGTATACAGTGTATTACACAAGCGATGCTCCAAAAGGCACATTGGCAGGAAATGTAGCGTTGAATTGGGTATTAGCCAATGCCGTTACAGATTTTTCAAAAGTGACAGCTTTAAAATTTGTAATGAACCCAGGTAAAGAAATTGCTCCAAAAATGACAGACCATGTGTACTTTAGTGTCAAAAATCCTTCAACAACAACTGTTGATGGTAATCGCGTTTCAAATAATACGGTAGCGTACTACTTCGGCAATAACGTTGATGGTGCGGTAGAATCTTTCAAAAATACAGCTGTTTTAACAGAGTATGTTGTTAAAGGTAAAGCGTATTATGACCGTAATGATGACAGTACATTTAATGAGGGTGATGTTGTAATTGCCAATCGTGAAGTCGTATTGTACAAAGTTGAAAATGATGTTGAAACTGAAGTATCTCGAACAACAACAAATGATGCGGGAGATTACACATTTACTAACATCATTGAAAAACGCGGTGACTATCGTGTTAAAATTACAAAAAATCCAAATGATTTATTAACAACTCCTTTAGCATCTACAGCTACAGATGTTAATAATGACTTAACGGCTGATGATTATGCTGCGGTAACGTTAGATGCCCAAAAACAACGTGGCGTATTAAACTTAGCGTTAAAAAATATTTTCGGTACAGTAAATACTTACCATCAAAGTGAAACGGGAGAAACGTTATCACCAAGTACAACACAAGTAGGCGTGGTAAACACTACTTACAATACGCAACCAGCAACAATTGAAAACTACACATTTAAAGAAGTATCGACAACTTTAGGTTCAGCAGCTACTGGTAACTTTATTGATGGCACGGTTAATGTGTACTATATTTACCAACGTAGTAATGCTGGTAAAGTTACTGTAACGCATAAAGATGAAACAGGTGCAACAGTATCTCCACAAGTTGAATTGAATGGAACGAATAAACTTGGTTTACCATACACAACGAATTTCGTAACTGTGGAAAACTTTACATTGATTACGACACCAGAAAATGCGACAGGAACATTTACAACAGTTGATCAAACGGTTAACTATGTATACCGTCGTAATGATGCTGGTAAAGTTACTGTAACGCATAAAGATGAAACAGGTGCCGTATTAGCGCAACCAGTTGAATTAAACGGTACACAAAAACTAGGTTTACCATATACAACAAATGCAGTAACAGTTGAAAATCACACATTGATTACAACTCCAACAAATGCAACAGGAACGTTTACAACAGGCGAACAAACAGTTAACTATGTCTACCGTCGTAATGATGCTGGTAAAGTTACTGTAACGCATAAAGATGAAACGGGTGCCGTATTAGCGCAACCAGTTGAATTGAATGGTACACAAAAATTAGGTTTACCATATACAACAAATGCAGTAACAGTTGAAAATCACACATTGATTACAACTCCAACAAATGCAACAGGAACGTTTACAACAGGCGAACAAACAGTTAACTATGTCTACCGTCGTAATGATGCTGGTAAAGTTACTGTAACGCACAAAGATGAAACAGGTGCCGTATTAGCGCAACCAGTTGAATTAAACGGTACACAAAAATTAGGTTTACCATATACAACAAATGCAGCAACGATTGACAACTATGAATTAGTGACAACACCAACAAACGCGACAGGAACGTTTGCAACAGGCGAACAAACTGTTGAGTATGTATACCGTCGTAAAAATGCTGGTAAAGTTGTTGTGACACATAAAGATGAAACAGGTGCTGTATTAGCGCAACAAGTTGAGTTAGATGGCACACAAAAACTAGGTTTACCATATACAACAAATGCAGTAACAGTTGAAAATCACACGTTGATTGCAACACCAACAAACGCAACAGGAACATTTACAACAGGCGAACAAACTGTTGAGTATGTCTACCGTCGTAATGATGCTGGTAAAGTTGTTGTGACACATAAAGATGAAACAGGTGCCGTATTAGCACAACAAGTTGAGTTAGATGGCACACAAAAACTAGGTTTACCATACACAACAAATGCAGCAACAGTTGAAAATCATACGTTGATTGCAACACCAACAAACGCAACAGGAGCATTTACAACAGGCGAACAAACTGTTGAGTATGTCTACCGTCGTAATGATGCTGGTAAAGTTGTAGTAACATTCAAAGATGAAAACGGCGAAGTGTTAGCTGAACAAGTTGAATTAGATGGCACACAAAAATTAGGTTTACCATACGAAACAACATCAGCGACAGTTGAAAACTATGAATTAGTGGTAACACCAGAAAATGCGACAGGCACATTTACAACAGAAGAACAAACGGTTGAATATGTTTATCGTCGTAAAAACGCTGAAAAAGTTGTGGTAACATTCAAAGACGAAAACGGCGAAGTGTTAGCTGAACAAGTTGAATTAGATGGTACACAAAAACTAGGTTTACCATACGAAACAACATCAGCGACAGTTGAAAACTATGAATTAGTGGTAACACCAGAAAATGCGACAGGCACATTTACAACAGAAGAACAAACCGTTGAATATGTATACCGTCGTAAAAATGCTGAAAAAGTTGTGGTAACATTCAAAGACGAAAATGGTAATGCATTATTACCACCAGTTGAATTGGATGGCACACAAAAATTAGGTTTACCATACGAAACAACATCAGCGACAGTTGAAAACTATGAATTAGTGGTAACACCAGAAAATGCGACAGGAACATTTACAACCGAAGAACAAACAGTTGAATATGTCTACCGTCGTAAAAACGCTGAAAAAGTTGTGGTAACATTTAAAGACGAAAAAGGTAATGTATTAGCACCATCAGTTGAATTAGACGGTACACAAAAATTAGGCTTACCGTACGAAACAACATCAGCAACAGTTGAAAACTATGAATTAGTTGCATTACCAGCAAACGCGACAGGCACATTTACAACCGAAGAACAAACGGTTGAATATGTATACCGTCGTAAAAATGCTGAAAAAGTTGTCGTAACATTCAAAGACGAAAACGGTAATGTATTAGCACCATCAGTTGAATTAGATGGTACAAACCAATTAGGTTTACCATACGAAACAACATCAGCGACAGTTGAAAACTATGAACTAGTTGCATTACCAACAAACGCAACGGGCACATTTACAACAGATAAACAAACGGTTGAATATGTATACCGTCGTAAAGACGCTGGTAAAGTGGTTGTAACGTATACTGATGAAAACGGTAAAGTGCTAGCGCAACAAGTTGAGTTAGACGGTAAAAATAAACTAGGCTTACCATATGACACTGAAAATAAAGTCATTGAAGGTTATGTATTGATTGCCGTACCAGCCAATAAAGCAGGTATCTTCGGTACAGACGCTCAAGAAGTACGCTATGTTTATCGTGCTTTACCAAAACCTCAATTGCCAAAAACAGGACAACAATCTGACTTTGTTGGATTAGGTGGTATTTTATTGGCAGTTGCTTACATGTTAAAACGTCAAAGAAAACAACATGTGAAATAACACATTTTAAAAAATAAAATTAACGTGTCGGTACTAATCTGATTAGTGCCAACACGTTTTTTGTTTTGATATGACGATGATTTATGAGATAATGAAAAGTAGGCATCTCTTTAATTTTAAAAATGTCTTTTTGAATTTTGATGGATTAAAGAAGATGATGAATATAAAAAGTGAGGCAATAAATGATTAAATATATTATTTCAGATGTTGATGGGACGTTACTAGGCAATGATAAACAATTACCACAACGCAATTTCAATGCCATTCAAAAAGCACAGAAAAGCGGTATTCAATTTGGTATTGCGACAGGACGAGATATAAAGGGTATGATGTTTGTATCTGAAAAATACGGCATTCGATTGGATTTAGGCGTTGTTGGTAATGGCGCACAAGCCGTTGATAAAAATGGGCGATTTTTGGCAGAATGTTACTTGCAAACGGATGCTTTTTTAAAGGCTACAGCAATTTTGACGCAACAAAATTTACCGTATATGGTCTATACAAAAGAGGGCGTTTTTGCGGTGAATCCAGAATGGGTGAGAGACTGTTTTATTGAGCGCTCACGCATTAAACATGGTGCAACGGCAAGTGATTATCAGCCGGGCGGTCGACTAAGCCATATGGCGTGTATGACGCTACAACCCATTGATGATTTAAGTACGTTTGCCGAGCGTCACGATATGATTAAAGTCGAATCGTTTGCAGTGGATGTTTCGCATATTATCAAAACAAAAAGTCAAATTTCTCAAATTCCAAATATTTCTTGCTTATCGTCATTTCCTGATAATATTGAAATTACAGATCATATGGCTCAAAAGGGGTTAGTGTTAGAACGTATTTTACCGTTGTTAAATGCAACAAAAGAAGAAGTGGTGGTCATTGGAGATGCGTTAAATGATACGACATTGTTTGAATGCTTTCCATATGCTTTTGCACCAAGCAATGCCATTGAAGAGATTAAGAAAAAAGCGTTTAAAGTGGTCTCATCAAATGATGATGGAGCAGTTGCTGATGCGATTGAATGGGCATTAAAGTATAATCAAAACGAAATAAAATAACACAACAAAAAACTGATACGCTCTTGACGATTGTATCAGTTTTTTATGTTCTAAATATTAAATGATGTATAAATCATCTTTTCCAATTTGTCCGTCATAAAACGGTGTGATGAAGCAAAAAGGCACTATATTTTTTTAGATGCAGTTGAGCGAATGAAAGGGTTTCTATAAAAGGAATACGCTAGTTGTGTTGTCATAACGACCCAAATGATTGGTTCGCATAGCATAATGCCAAGATACCCCATATGTGGAACGATCAATAGCACGAATAATATTTTACCAACTAATTCAATGATACTTGAGATAAGCGGTTGTATTTTTTGACCCAATCCTTGTAGCGCATTACGCAAGCAAAGTAGAATGCCCAATACACAAAATAGCGGAGTGGCGATAAAAATATATGTTTTTGCCGTTTCAACTAGTACGGGATGCGTGCTTCCTGAAATGAAAATGATGAGCGGTTCTGCGACAACATACATCAATAAGGCAACAAACACTCCCCAAATCATTGAACATTTAAACGCATAATTTATCGCTTTTCGAATACGTGCATATTGTTTTGCACCAAAGTTTTGAGAAACAAACGTTGTTAGTGCCGTTCCAAAACTTGTAATTGGCATCAGGAAGAAAAATTGAACACGACGTGCCGTTGTTTGTGCAGCAATAATGAGCGGACCGAATTGGTTGACCGATGTTTGTAAAATGACGGATCCAATCGACACAATGGATGACATAAACCCCATTGACAACCCCTGTGCTAGTAGTTCTTTTAATAGCGCTTCATCAATTTTAAAATCGTTTTGATGTGGTAATAAGGTTGGCGCTTTAAAGTAAATATACGTAAAGCAACTGACGGCAGAAAAGAGTTGTGCAATAACAGTGGCGTATGCCGCTCCTTGAATACCGGTATGCAATTGGGTGATGAATACAATGTCCAACACAATGTTGATAATACTAGCAATGACTAAAATAATGAGTGGTACGACACTATTACCAATTGCTCTCAACAACCCAGCCCCTAAGTTATAAGCAAACGTGACACTCACAAACATTAAAATAATGTAAATGTAGGAAAACGCTTGGTCGATAATTTCTGCGGGAGTGTGTAAAGTTTGTAATAACGGGTGTAAACCGAAGTGACCGATGATCATAACCATCAAAGAAATGCCGACACCGACCATAATGGCGTGTGCAGCGGATTGTCGAACGCGGTTTAAATCATTCGCTCCAAAAAAACGAGCAGTTACAATGCTCATTCCGTTACCGATACCTAAAGCAAAGCCGACAATTAATTCAAAAACGGCTGCGGTAGATCCAACTGCGGCTAGGGCGTTTTCGCCTAAAAAATTACCAACAATAGTTGTATCTGCGGCATTGTAAAGTTGTTGAAAAATGGTTGAAATAAAAATCGGTATAGCAAAAAGAATTAAGGCACGCATAATCGGTGCATGTGTTAAATCTGTCTGTTTCTTCATTAGCATGTCTCCTTAAAATATCTTCAATAGTATATCATAAAAGTGGTTATGTTGGCTCTATGTTAAATAGGGTTGGTAGCTTATGCCATCAACCCTAAAAATCAGACGATCACAATCATTTAAAAAGACTGTTGACACTTTATTGGTCAACAGTCTAAACCTATCTTCAGTTCGTTTTTATTAAATACCATCATGTAAATCTTCTACTTCAATAATATTAAAATGGCGTTTATTTAATTTTGCGTTTAGTTTATCAAAAACGTCTGGTTCAATTTTGTCAGGTAGTGTAATGACTAAACGACGTGATTGAGTATAGTGGTCTTTATCAAATGTTTGTAAACCGGTAATTTCGGTAAATTTTTTGACAATTTTGACCACTTCTAAAAATGACGTGTCGTCTTCGGGGATTTCAATGGCTAAAGCAAAACTCGCTTGTGTGACACGCCACGATTCCGATAACATGTTCATCACATCTGTGTGACGAACGATGCCTAAAAAGTGATGTTTGTCATCTAAAACACTAATATAAGGTAAATCTTTTAATGTAAAAAATAGAGTGTAGAAAGAATCTGTTTGATACACATATTTTGTTGCGTTTTTAATGAGTAACATCACAGAGTCGTTTAAACTGCCACCATTGACTAAATGTTGATAAATATGATAGCGGTATAAGTTTCCGCGATATAGCGTTTCACTCGTATCTAATATCGGTAAACTACGGACGCTATTGTCTTCCATTAGTTGTAAAGCTGTCCCTAAATTAAATTCAGTTGTCGCAAAGGTCAGTTTAACTTTTGGAATTAAAAGTGCATTGATTAGCATAATGTATCCTTTTTAATTTTTTTCTAAATAGATTATAACATTTTTAATTTAGTATAGCCACAACGTTGAACTCTTTTTGTCAATTCACTAAAAATGTGGTAAAATATCACGTGATTAAACGCTTTTTAAGCAAGAAAGTGAGACGTTTTATGTCAAAAGGAATGACTGTACAAAATATGATTTTAACGTTGCAAAACTATTGGTCAAACCAAGGGTGTTTGCTATTACAAGCTTATGATACGGAAAAAGGGGCGGGAACAATGAGTCCGTACACTTTTTTACGTGCCATTGGTCCAGAACCGTGGAATGCGGCATATGTAGAACCAAGTCGTCGACCAGCAGATGGTCGTTATGGCGAAAATCCAAACCGCTTGTTTCAACATCATCAATTCCAAGTAGTGATGAAGCCATCACCAGATAATATTCAAGAATTATATTTAGATAGTTTAAAAGCACTAGGTATCGACCCGCTGGAACACGACATTCGTTTCGTAGAAGACAACTGGGAAAATCCATCATTGGGTTGTGCTGGATTAGGTTGGGAAGTTTGGTTAGATGGTATGGAAATTACACAATTTACTTATTTCCAACAAGTTGGTGGTTTAGAATGTTCGCCAGTAACGGCAGAAATCACTTACGGATTGGAACGTTTAGCCTCTTATATTCAAGAAGTGGAAAGCGTGTATGATTTACAATGGACGGATGCTGTAAAATATGGTGACATTTTTACACAACCTGAATTTGAACATTCAACATATGCATTTGAAAATAGTAACGCAGAATTATTATTAGAACTATTTGATAAATACGAAAAAGAAGCGTTAGCACAAATGGAAAAACAACTTGTCCATCCAGCGTATGACTACGTTTTAAAATGCTCACACACATTTAACTTAATGGATGCGCGCGGTATTATTTCCGTAACAGATCGTGCCGGTTATTTAGCACGTATTCGTAATATGGCACGCACGGTTGCAAAAACGTTTGTTCAAGCGCGTCGTGATTTAGGGTATCCATTATTAAGCCGTGAAGAAGCAGAAACATTATTGGCACAGGAGGCACAAAACTAATGGCAAAAGATTTACTACTAGAAGTGGGATTAGAAGAAGTCCCTGCAAAATACGTTAGCGCCTCTATTGAGCAGTTGACACAACGTGTTCAAACATTTTTAGATGATTTAAAATTAGAATATGTATCCATTGAAGGTATGGGAACACCACGTCGTTTTGCAGTTATTGTAAAAGGATTACAAGAGCAGCAAGCAGATAGCGTTATTGTGCATAAAGGACCTGCTAAAAAAATTGCGTGTGATGAAGCGGGCAATTGGACAAAAGCAGCAGTTGGCTTTGTTTCGGGAAAAGGGTTAAGTGTCGATGACATTTATTTTGAAGACATTAAAGGTGTAGAGTACGTTCATGTGAAACAACACATTTCAGGTGAAGCGACAGAACAATTATTACCGGGTCTAAAAGATGTCATCATGAGTATGACATTCCCAATCGCGATGACATGGGGTAAACATACATTCCGTTACATTCGACCAATTCACTGGTTGATTGCGCAATTCGGTAACACGACAATTCCGTTTGACATTTTAGGCGTACACACTGGGACAACAACACGTGGTCATCGTTTTTTAGGACATGATACGGTTGTGTTGTCAGCGGATGAGTATGAAAGCGCACTAGCTAAAGAGTTTGTCATTGTGAATTTAAACGCACGTAAGGCGATGATTAGAGAGCAAATTCAACAATTAGCTGCTCAAAATCATTGGGTTGTTGACATTGATGAAGACTTATTGGAAGAAGTGACAAACATTGTCGAGTATCCAACCGCTTTTTATGGCACCTTTGATG
This window encodes:
- a CDS encoding ABC transporter substrate-binding protein; this encodes MKKVVTLLSVALLGLFGCSNPETAKQTSPKTLEKVDFILDWTPNTNHTGLYVAKEKGFLAAEGIDLDIKLPPEDSSSDLVVNNKAPFAVYFQDSMAKKLAKGAPISAVAAIVEHNTSGIISKKETGITSPKQLEGKTYGTWNDPIELAMLSHIVTQQGGRYDDVKLVPNVDSNSMVPIVNGLFDSAWVFHAWDGIMAKEELKLDTNFFYLKDYAPQLDYYTPVIIANNEYLKNNPEQAKKVLRAIKKGYQYAIEHPEESADILIKYAPELKERRDFIVKSQQYISKQYASDPKRWGEIDAKRWNDFYQFLADAKILDNKLPENAGFTNEYLK
- a CDS encoding ABC transporter ATP-binding protein is translated as MTNLNVKNVSFSYEQTKILDNISLHVNNGEFVTILGTSGVGKTTLFHLIAGLIDGQEGQIEVDNVPLLKHQVSYMLQKDVLLPHKSVIDNVMLPKIIQGINKREAHQEALALLEQFQLDAYATKYPHELSGGMKQRIALLRTYMFGHSLFLLDEAFGALDALTKLEVHQWYKAIHKQFQLTSVLITHDVQEAVDLSDRIYIMQGRPGKITAELVININPNEDEAIQRTKYKQEILSILGVKK
- a CDS encoding MucBP domain-containing protein, which translates into the protein MKYVINKLGKMIAVFILLASQLLSFGGGYTQAFAEDNTTSVVTTSVTYVDKSVTGTKSGENTSFYLNVAVSGSNTNYQQPYVDVEFSKSLFEKPNNPSTAASLEKYELVETADKYIMRFTYKSLAGGTNVSIPFQLKLKPHQLMNNEKFDIKQTFFTNDDVEVYNNTNQFVVETNKPTIGRIANYVHTIPGPEPVPATVANDHIVTIPGPGLLPPQVQYAGYGRDSRPVEVSIVTPDNFMFDQALNADWTYDATTKTLKRVIIPNETKTSGTYDFNFAFKLQNQPFDVPVPFTYSIAYKNNDGTTEPIESNRVQNVTFNYYPYQEGTMGIVKTGTPYQRFYSETDFNSEYAWTLGIDFGDATKYVQIGDKVGFDKITDTPSNNVGLKFNEVAIYTPAALPNGIYDADNLAKLSRNRVVGTLPDDSTEEIARNVPLSTSANKQFVNLNGKVFKKVEFIFDEPVLVTKLDDKIHRVIVVEYRTTLDQPTIAKIDTWAKDLKNYRQTYSIPNRASVSYKTHTSPEALSSTTVRPSLAFVFGSYTYLTTPNGGTLVYPDQVIQYRNRLNIEQRSRADKEFKDGKVIILAPPGLIWNGVTRVRDEDPSEGTFKLSDTYETVYNYKDTGKTAYIYDIVESTIYGNKTDDSLLDDYKEIIGSFTTTRELPENTTLTIETLYSFSNNKVFNNDLIVGNKPDRLDVDEDGDTAENLTDSSAPFIFTPPKELIVSKKSKNDGEEDGKYFSSTTTDGLDVLNYRVDIFNNTDNPIGNATVIDVLPHLNDLVIVPNKEGVYAERGTEYRSTLVGPVTAPEGYTVYYTSDAPKGTLAGNVALNWVLANAVTDFSKVTALKFVMNPGKEIAPKMTDHVYFSVKNPSTTTVDGNRVSNNTVAYYFGNNVDGAVESFKNTAVLTEYVVKGKAYYDRNDDSTFNEGDVVIANREVVLYKVENDVETEVSRTTTNDAGDYTFTNIIEKRGDYRVKITKNPNDLLTTPLASTATDVNNDLTADDYAAVTLDAQKQRGVLNLALKNIFGTVNTYHQSETGETLSPSTTQVGVVNTTYNTQPATIENYTFKEVSTTLGSAATGNFIDGTVNVYYIYQRSNAGKVTVTHKDETGATVSPQVELNGTNKLGLPYTTNFVTVENFTLITTPENATGTFTTVDQTVNYVYRRNDAGKVTVTHKDETGAVLAQPVELNGTQKLGLPYTTNAVTVENHTLITTPTNATGTFTTGEQTVNYVYRRNDAGKVTVTHKDETGAVLAQPVELNGTQKLGLPYTTNAVTVENHTLITTPTNATGTFTTGEQTVNYVYRRNDAGKVTVTHKDETGAVLAQPVELNGTQKLGLPYTTNAATIDNYELVTTPTNATGTFATGEQTVEYVYRRKNAGKVVVTHKDETGAVLAQQVELDGTQKLGLPYTTNAVTVENHTLIATPTNATGTFTTGEQTVEYVYRRNDAGKVVVTHKDETGAVLAQQVELDGTQKLGLPYTTNAATVENHTLIATPTNATGAFTTGEQTVEYVYRRNDAGKVVVTFKDENGEVLAEQVELDGTQKLGLPYETTSATVENYELVVTPENATGTFTTEEQTVEYVYRRKNAEKVVVTFKDENGEVLAEQVELDGTQKLGLPYETTSATVENYELVVTPENATGTFTTEEQTVEYVYRRKNAEKVVVTFKDENGNALLPPVELDGTQKLGLPYETTSATVENYELVVTPENATGTFTTEEQTVEYVYRRKNAEKVVVTFKDEKGNVLAPSVELDGTQKLGLPYETTSATVENYELVALPANATGTFTTEEQTVEYVYRRKNAEKVVVTFKDENGNVLAPSVELDGTNQLGLPYETTSATVENYELVALPTNATGTFTTDKQTVEYVYRRKDAGKVVVTYTDENGKVLAQQVELDGKNKLGLPYDTENKVIEGYVLIAVPANKAGIFGTDAQEVRYVYRALPKPQLPKTGQQSDFVGLGGILLAVAYMLKRQRKQHVK
- a CDS encoding HAD family hydrolase, translated to MIKYIISDVDGTLLGNDKQLPQRNFNAIQKAQKSGIQFGIATGRDIKGMMFVSEKYGIRLDLGVVGNGAQAVDKNGRFLAECYLQTDAFLKATAILTQQNLPYMVYTKEGVFAVNPEWVRDCFIERSRIKHGATASDYQPGGRLSHMACMTLQPIDDLSTFAERHDMIKVESFAVDVSHIIKTKSQISQIPNISCLSSFPDNIEITDHMAQKGLVLERILPLLNATKEEVVVIGDALNDTTLFECFPYAFAPSNAIEEIKKKAFKVVSSNDDGAVADAIEWALKYNQNEIK